From the Brassica napus cultivar Da-Ae chromosome A8, Da-Ae, whole genome shotgun sequence genome, one window contains:
- the LOC106427432 gene encoding zinc finger A20 and AN1 domain-containing stress-associated protein 2-like isoform X1, which produces MFYRFAIEGSFLRRKVVLDENEIKLCEMDHDKTGCQSPPEGPKLCINNCGFFGSSATMNMCSKCHKAILFQQEQGARFASAVSGGTSSSSNILKETFAATALVDAETKSVEPVAVSLQPSSVQVVVAEVVAPEAAASIPKEGPSRCATCNKRVGLTGFKCRCGDLFCGTHRYADIHNCSFNYHAAAQEAIAKANPVVKAEKLDKI; this is translated from the exons ATGTTTTACAGATTTGCTATTGAAGGTTCATTTCTAAGAAGGAAGGTAGtgttggatgagaatgagattaaACTATGTG AAATGGACCACGACAAGACAGGATGCCAAAGCCCACCTGAAGGTCCCAAGCTATGCATCAACAACTGCGGTTTCTTCGGAAGCTCTGCCACAATGAACATGTGTTCCAAGTGTCACAAGGCTATCCTGTTTCAACAGGAACAGGGGGCTAGGTTTGCATCTGCAGTGTCTGGTGGTACATCTTCATCCAGCAACATCTTAAAGGAAACCTTTGCTGCTACCGCGCTGGTTGATGCTGAAACCAAATCCGTTGAGCCGGTGGCTGTCTCTTTACAGCCATCTTCTGTCCAAGTCGTCGTCGCAGAGGTAGTAGCTCCAGAAGCAGCTGCATCAATACCAAAGGAAGGACCAAGCCGATGTGCTACTTGCAATAAACGGGTTGGTCTGACTGGATTCAAATGTCGCTGCGGTGACCTCTTCTGCGGGACGCACCGCTATGCAGACATACACAACTGCTCCTTCAATTACCATGCCGCTGCGCAAGAAGCTATAGCTAAAGCAAACCCGGTTGTGAAGGCAGAGAAGCTTGACAAAATCTGA
- the LOC106427432 gene encoding zinc finger A20 and AN1 domain-containing stress-associated protein 2-like isoform X2 gives MCAEMDHDKTGCQSPPEGPKLCINNCGFFGSSATMNMCSKCHKAILFQQEQGARFASAVSGGTSSSSNILKETFAATALVDAETKSVEPVAVSLQPSSVQVVVAEVVAPEAAASIPKEGPSRCATCNKRVGLTGFKCRCGDLFCGTHRYADIHNCSFNYHAAAQEAIAKANPVVKAEKLDKI, from the exons ATGTG TGCAGAAATGGACCACGACAAGACAGGATGCCAAAGCCCACCTGAAGGTCCCAAGCTATGCATCAACAACTGCGGTTTCTTCGGAAGCTCTGCCACAATGAACATGTGTTCCAAGTGTCACAAGGCTATCCTGTTTCAACAGGAACAGGGGGCTAGGTTTGCATCTGCAGTGTCTGGTGGTACATCTTCATCCAGCAACATCTTAAAGGAAACCTTTGCTGCTACCGCGCTGGTTGATGCTGAAACCAAATCCGTTGAGCCGGTGGCTGTCTCTTTACAGCCATCTTCTGTCCAAGTCGTCGTCGCAGAGGTAGTAGCTCCAGAAGCAGCTGCATCAATACCAAAGGAAGGACCAAGCCGATGTGCTACTTGCAATAAACGGGTTGGTCTGACTGGATTCAAATGTCGCTGCGGTGACCTCTTCTGCGGGACGCACCGCTATGCAGACATACACAACTGCTCCTTCAATTACCATGCCGCTGCGCAAGAAGCTATAGCTAAAGCAAACCCGGTTGTGAAGGCAGAGAAGCTTGACAAAATCTGA
- the LOC106427432 gene encoding zinc finger A20 and AN1 domain-containing stress-associated protein 2-like isoform X3, whose protein sequence is MDHDKTGCQSPPEGPKLCINNCGFFGSSATMNMCSKCHKAILFQQEQGARFASAVSGGTSSSSNILKETFAATALVDAETKSVEPVAVSLQPSSVQVVVAEVVAPEAAASIPKEGPSRCATCNKRVGLTGFKCRCGDLFCGTHRYADIHNCSFNYHAAAQEAIAKANPVVKAEKLDKI, encoded by the coding sequence ATGGACCACGACAAGACAGGATGCCAAAGCCCACCTGAAGGTCCCAAGCTATGCATCAACAACTGCGGTTTCTTCGGAAGCTCTGCCACAATGAACATGTGTTCCAAGTGTCACAAGGCTATCCTGTTTCAACAGGAACAGGGGGCTAGGTTTGCATCTGCAGTGTCTGGTGGTACATCTTCATCCAGCAACATCTTAAAGGAAACCTTTGCTGCTACCGCGCTGGTTGATGCTGAAACCAAATCCGTTGAGCCGGTGGCTGTCTCTTTACAGCCATCTTCTGTCCAAGTCGTCGTCGCAGAGGTAGTAGCTCCAGAAGCAGCTGCATCAATACCAAAGGAAGGACCAAGCCGATGTGCTACTTGCAATAAACGGGTTGGTCTGACTGGATTCAAATGTCGCTGCGGTGACCTCTTCTGCGGGACGCACCGCTATGCAGACATACACAACTGCTCCTTCAATTACCATGCCGCTGCGCAAGAAGCTATAGCTAAAGCAAACCCGGTTGTGAAGGCAGAGAAGCTTGACAAAATCTGA
- the LOC106427465 gene encoding homeobox-DDT domain protein RLT3-like: MNAEKMHPNPGEMDERRKKSSVAAAVRAKIPQPRGSALRKINCQKLLTSQYILAKVFRKDGPSLGFQFDHLPPSSSSLDQQRVGRKRKVSEQHTSQDDCVVVKKKQYGIGKGLMTAWRVMNPNSHERATLAQSNPKKTKTQLASILKQKQKKKKSMEKKRTSINTETTEELNKDETVGFSEKCELGEVFKETCQTISILVDDEELERQEGLVNPPLTCSCHTATCGSCFLCKDLLPKFPPSSVGMRLPFALHPWNSSPESVKKLFKVVHFLYTYSVTLDICPFTIDEFTRAFHDKDSLLLGKIHLSLLKLLLVDVETELQRGSFSTLSISCKFLALLQSVESQIRILDMWKDSLNSLTWAEILRQILVAAGFGSVKRAAGQSEELSKERRLMKKYGLRLGTLKGELFRMLNEQGGKNGLKISELANAAVEVAGLNLATASEEERERSICSTLASDITLFEKISESTYRARVNCFSEDHESDSGESGSVDDDESGDELGRVSESFVFRKAKCRKRRKQVLEVCSEIDESHPGEAWLLGLMEGEYSDLSIEEKLDVFIALIDLLSSGSTIRMEDLPRAMVDCAPSIYSHGSGGKIKRASSSNHPRVSWVHGGERIEKLSKPSDSHPVDSSSIVGADFAKLAGDNVHPMQSVYLGSDRRFNRYWLFLGPCNANDPGHRCVYFESSEDGHWEVISHKEALRALLSVLDDRGRREARLIESLEKRESFLCQAMLRRIDHVVREDSSSSPVSDIDNNNLCLNEIANDQQAAIVFEKRGNSLLWSLVQEFDEWIWDKYYLNLNVVKHSRRSYLDSLTRCKSCHDLYWRDEKHCKICHATFELDIDLEERYAIHEATCSRKNEESSDSFPDHKVLSSQLQSLKAAVYAIESAMPEDALIGAWKKSAHRLWAKRLRRSSTLSEITQVIGDFVGAINEDWLWHFGEEEEGEIITSFPSMPRTTSAIALWLVKLDTLIASYVVEKAPQPEGNQLNRTRKYK, translated from the exons ATGAATGCAGAGAAAATGCATCCGAATCCTGGGGAAATGgatgagagaagaaagaaatCCTCCGTGGCGGCGGCGGTGAGAGCGAAGATTCCTCAGCCGAGGGGCTCTGCTCTTCGGAAGATCAATTGTCAAAAGCTGTTGACCTCACAGTACATTTTGGCTAAGGTTTTTAGAAAAGACGGCCCCTCACTTGGTTTTCAATTTGACCATCTTCCTccttcatcatcatctcttGATCAACAGAGAGTGGGGAGAAAGAGAAAG GTTTCCGAGCAGCACACTAGCCAAGATGATTGCGTTGTTGTAAAGAAGAAACAATATGGTATTGGCAAGGGTTTGATGACAGCGTGGCGTGTTATGAATCCAAATAGCCACGAAAGAGCAACCTTAGCTCAAAGCAATCCCAAGAAGACCAAAACACAATTAGCATCAATACTG aagcagaagcagaagaagaagaagtcgatggagaagaagaggacTTCTATAAATACAGAG ACTACGGAAGAATTAAACAAAGATGAGACGGTGGGATTTAGTGAGAAATGTGAGCTCGGGGAGGTATTTAAAGAAACCTGTCAAACAATTTCGATACTAGTTGATGATGAGGAATTGGAGAGACAGGAAGGGCTAGTGAATCCTCCGTTAACTTGTTCATGCCATACTGCTACTTGTGGATCTTGTTTTCTATGCAAAG atttattgCCCAAGTTTCCCCCAAGTTCTGTTGGCATGAGGCTGCCTTTTGCTTTGCATCCATGGAATTCTTCTCCAGAGTCTGTCAAGAAACTTTTTAAG GTTGTCCATTTCCTGTATACTTATTCAGTAACTCTTGACATATGTCCCTTCACTATCGACGAGTTCACACGGGCATTTCATGATAAG GACTCCTTGCTCCTTGGTAAAATTCATCTTTCCCTGCTGAAGTTGCTTCTGGTTGATGTTGAAACCGAGCTGCAAAGGGGATCTTTTTCAACCTTGAGTATATCATGCAAGTTTCTAGCCCTGCTGCAGTCG gtGGAGAGCCAAATTCGTATTCTTGATATGTGGAAGGATTCATTAAATTCTCTTACATGGGCGGAGATATTGCGTCAGATATTGGTTGCAGCTGGTTTTGGTTCTGTAAAGCGGGCTGCTGGTCAATCAGAGGAACTAAGTAAG GAAAGGAGACTCATGAAAAAGTATGGCCTCCGTCTTGGAACATTAAAGGGTGAATTATTTAGGATGCTTAACGAGCAAGGCGGCAAAAATGGCTTGAAAATATCCGAGTTAGCTAATGCAGCAGTAGAG GTTGCTGGGCTGAATCTTGCAACTGCATCAGAAGAAGAACGAGAGCGTTCAATATGTTCAACGCTGGCAAGTGATATTACACTTTTCGAAAAAATATCTGAATCTACATATCGTGCACGTGTTAATTGTTTCTCTGAGGACCATGAGTCTGATTCGGGCGAATCTGgaagtgttgatgatgatgaatctgGTGATGAGTTGGGGCGTGTTTCAGAAAGTTTTGTATTTCGAAAAGCCAAGTGTAGGAAAAGGCGGAAGCAGGTGTTGGAAGTATGCAGTGAGATTGATGAAAGCCATCCTGGAGAAGCATGGTTGTTGGGGCTAATGGAGGGGGAATATTCAGACTTAAGCATTGAAGAGAAGTTAGATGTTTTCATCGCTTTGATTGATCTTCTTAGTTCTGGTTCCACTATTAGAATGGAGGATTTACCCAGAGCTATGGTTGACTGTGCCCCTAGTATCTATAGTCATGGTTCTGGTGGAAAAATCAAGAGAGCATCATCCTCTAATCATCCACGCGTATCATGGGTCCATGGAGGAGAGCGAATCGAAAAGCTATCTAAACCGTCTGATTCTCATCCAGTTGATTCATCATCAATTGTGGGGGCTGATTTTGCAAAGCTCGCTGGAGACAATGTTCACCCTATGCAATCTGTATACCTTGGTTCTGACCGTAGGTTCAACAGGTACTGGCTTTTCTTAGGCCCATGCAACGCGAATGACCCTGGTCATAGGTGTGTCTACTTTGAATCTTCTGAAGATGGTCACTGGGAAGTTATCAGCCACAAGGAG GCTTTGCGGGCACTGTTGTCAGTGTTGGACGATAGGGGTAGACGGGAAGCTCGGCTTATTGAGTCATTGGAGAAACGAGAAAGTTTTCTCTGTCAAGCCATGTTAAGAAGAATTGACCATGTAGTCAGAGAGGACAGTTCTTCTTCACCGGTTTCTGATATAGACAACAACAACCTATGTCTCAATGAGATTGCCAATGATCAACAAGCAGCTATAGTATTTGAGAAGCGGGGCAACAGCCTATTATGGAGCCTTGTTCAGGAGTTTGATGAATGGATATGGGATAAATATTATCTTAATCTCAATGTTGTTAAACACAGCCGAAGATCCTACCTTGATTCGCTTACTAGGTGTAAGAGTTGTCATGATTTGTATTGGAGAGATGAGAAGCACTGCAAGATTTGCCATGCTACCTTTGAGCTTGATATAGATCTTGAAGAAAGATATGCGATTCATGAAGCCACATGCAGCAGGAAGAATGAAGAGAGTAGTGATTCATTTCCAGATCACAAAGTTCTTTCTTCCCAGTTGCAATCACTAAAGGCTGCAGTGTATGCCATTGAG TCTGCAATGCCCGAAGATGCCTTGATTGGTGCATGGAAAAAGTCAGCTCATAGGTTATGGGCAAAAAGGCTTCGACGAAGCTCAACGTTGTCTGAAATTACGCag GTGATTGGGGACTTTGTTGGAGCAATCAATGAAGATTGGTTATGGCACTTtggtgaggaggaggagggagaaATTATAACTAGCTTCCCTTCTATGCCTCGAACAACTTCTGCGATTGCTCTCTGGTTGGTAAAACTGGATACCTTGATTGCTTCTTATGTGGTGGAAAAAGCTCCTCAACCTGAAGGGAATCAATTGAACAGGACCAGAAAATACAA GTAG